The following are encoded in a window of Sphingobacteriaceae bacterium genomic DNA:
- a CDS encoding arginine decarboxylase, pyruvoyl-dependent yields the protein MLPIPNGFFLTAGNAEGEEPLTAFDGALIAAGIGDVNLVRVSSILPPGARPLAETELPPGALVPIAYGYTCSDEPGAIIAAAVAVGIPEPGRPGVIVEHSGRGTREEMEAIVRAMVRETFARRGRPDPAQVLVRSVQHQVVKVGCAFAGLVLWYH from the coding sequence ATGCTGCCCATCCCCAACGGCTTCTTTCTCACCGCCGGCAACGCCGAAGGCGAGGAGCCCCTGACGGCTTTCGACGGCGCCCTCATAGCCGCCGGCATCGGCGACGTCAATCTGGTGCGGGTGTCCAGCATCCTGCCCCCCGGGGCCCGTCCCCTGGCCGAGACGGAACTGCCTCCCGGCGCCTTGGTGCCCATCGCCTACGGCTACACCTGCAGCGACGAGCCCGGCGCCATCATCGCCGCCGCCGTGGCGGTGGGCATCCCCGAGCCCGGCCGGCCCGGCGTCATCGTGGAGCACAGCGGCCGGGGCACCCGGGAGGAGATGGAGGCCATCGTCCGGGCCATGGTGCGGGAAACCTTCGCCCGCCGGGGCCGCCCCGACCCGGCCCAAGTGCTGGTGCGCAGCGTCCAGCACCAAGTGGTCAAGGTAGGCTGCGCCTTCGCCGGCCTGGTCCTCTGGTATCACTGA
- a CDS encoding DUF554 domain-containing protein, producing MFPGIGTVINILTVTAGSLLGLLVGARLPANINQLVMQALATVTLLVGLQMALTAGGGAVIVVLMGLVSGAALGEAVNIQRYFDALGQWLQARLAARSPLFSRFTEGFVTASMLFCVGPMTVLGAIQDGLMGNPTILITKAALDGIAAMALAAALGIGVLFSVFTIGIYQGGLTAAAGLVRGLVSDPILDAVTAAGGLMIVALAFNMLGLTKIRVANLLPALLTTALLAALVQAWGLPAF from the coding sequence TTGTTTCCAGGCATAGGCACCGTCATCAACATACTCACCGTCACGGCAGGCAGCCTCCTGGGATTGCTGGTGGGCGCCCGCCTCCCCGCCAACATCAACCAGCTGGTTATGCAGGCCCTGGCCACCGTCACCCTGCTGGTGGGGCTGCAGATGGCCCTGACCGCCGGCGGCGGCGCCGTCATCGTCGTCTTGATGGGGCTGGTGTCGGGCGCCGCTCTGGGAGAAGCCGTCAATATCCAACGGTACTTCGACGCCCTGGGCCAGTGGCTCCAGGCCCGCCTGGCCGCCCGCAGCCCCCTGTTCAGCCGCTTCACCGAAGGCTTCGTCACCGCCAGCATGCTGTTTTGCGTGGGCCCCATGACGGTGCTGGGGGCCATCCAGGACGGCCTGATGGGCAATCCCACCATCCTCATCACCAAGGCCGCCTTGGACGGCATCGCCGCCATGGCCCTGGCCGCTGCCCTAGGCATCGGCGTTTTGTTTTCGGTTTTTACCATCGGCATCTATCAAGGGGGGCTGACGGCCGCCGCCGGCCTGGTGCGGGGCCTGGTGAGCGATCCCATCCTGGACGCCGTTACGGCGGCGGGGGGCCTTATGATCGTGGCCTTGGCCTTCAACATGCTGGGGCTGACGAAAATCCGGGTGGCCAACCTGCTGCCGGCCCTCTTGACCACCGCCCTCCTGGCGGCCCTGGTCCAAGCCTGGGGCCTGCCCGCCTTTTGA